In Siniperca chuatsi isolate FFG_IHB_CAS linkage group LG20, ASM2008510v1, whole genome shotgun sequence, the following proteins share a genomic window:
- the LOC122867160 gene encoding uncharacterized protein LOC122867160 isoform X1: MQGQNIIHLVDSLADSPYYEEDIFETLHSEIAHFQAQGNVLLTGDLKGRTGIEPDVIDRQGNNHVFGQSPLFTTATITHRNNLDSEINQSGREVVHLCRALGLYIVHESIHSCHWQHHPCLPPGHHQPLHHSHHHQPGQPRGPVPPEHKHLPHSYEHPMYQQPALLSWKTDKDLDTAPPVSRFQPARTSGPQLSSTSTYTPLDLFKLFLPVQTIPTLCQNTNKQAAKQG; this comes from the exons atgcaaGGGCAAAACATCATACATTTGGTAGATTCTCTAGCAGATTCTCCTTATTatgaagaagacatttttgaaactctccactcagaaatcGCCCATTTCCAGGCCCAGGGAAACGTGCTTCTAACTGGAGATCTGAAAGGACGAACAGGAATTGAACCTGATGTCATCGACCGACAGggcaacaaccatgtgtttggtcagtctcccCTGTTTACCACAGCAACCATCACCCATCGGAacaaccttgactctgaaataaaccaaagtggcagggaggtagtgcaTCTCTGTCGGGCCTTAGGCTTGTACATAGTTCACG agagTATTCACAGCTGCCACTGGCAGCATCACCCTTGCCTGCCACCAGGTCACCACCAGCCCCTCCACCACAGCCATCATCACCAGCCTGGCCAGCCAAGAGGTCCTGTGCCCCCCGAACACAAGCACCTCCCCCACAGCTACGAGCATCCCATGTACCAGCAGCCAGCTCTGCTGTCttggaagacagacaaagacctgGACACCGCTCCCCCTGTCTCCAGGTTTCAACCAGCTCGGACATCAGGGCCACagctcagctccacctccacataTACACCGCTCGACCTGTTCAAACTTTTCCTTCCTGTACAAACCATACCAACACTgtgtcaaaacacaaacaagcaggcTGCTAAACAAGGATGA
- the LOC122867160 gene encoding forkhead box protein B2-like isoform X2 yields the protein MQGQNIIHLVDSLADSPYYEEDIFETLHSEIAHFQAQGNVLLTGDLKGRTGIEPDVIDRQGNNHVFESIHSCHWQHHPCLPPGHHQPLHHSHHHQPGQPRGPVPPEHKHLPHSYEHPMYQQPALLSWKTDKDLDTAPPVSRFQPARTSGPQLSSTSTYTPLDLFKLFLPVQTIPTLCQNTNKQAAKQG from the exons atgcaaGGGCAAAACATCATACATTTGGTAGATTCTCTAGCAGATTCTCCTTATTatgaagaagacatttttgaaactctccactcagaaatcGCCCATTTCCAGGCCCAGGGAAACGTGCTTCTAACTGGAGATCTGAAAGGACGAACAGGAATTGAACCTGATGTCATCGACCGACAGggcaacaaccatgtgtttg agagTATTCACAGCTGCCACTGGCAGCATCACCCTTGCCTGCCACCAGGTCACCACCAGCCCCTCCACCACAGCCATCATCACCAGCCTGGCCAGCCAAGAGGTCCTGTGCCCCCCGAACACAAGCACCTCCCCCACAGCTACGAGCATCCCATGTACCAGCAGCCAGCTCTGCTGTCttggaagacagacaaagacctgGACACCGCTCCCCCTGTCTCCAGGTTTCAACCAGCTCGGACATCAGGGCCACagctcagctccacctccacataTACACCGCTCGACCTGTTCAAACTTTTCCTTCCTGTACAAACCATACCAACACTgtgtcaaaacacaaacaagcaggcTGCTAAACAAGGATGA